A single Fusobacterium sp. FSA-380-WT-3A DNA region contains:
- a CDS encoding ATPase: MFKDIISNEEAKNFLINELRNKKEEGTYIFYGEDRELLMKFALGFSKALTCKELEYDFCDRCESCLRINSLTHGDLEIFEDENGVKIEDIREIGRIASSTTYEGGNRIFIIKDSEKLKKESSNALLKIIEEPEKGNFFILLSKNLDLLPTIKSRATILKIKNRNPEELGVNLDEYKFFLGKGQEIEKYLKYNLDIQSGFSYEKLGESISNYLKLKKEFSETKNFELDKEVLENKIKIYKGLINLYKNIDYIDVAERLSLGEEIAISCNNDRNISMEICDYICHFIKDFDKLEKVMEIKNKIKGNVNLKLLFRVLMLEL, encoded by the coding sequence ATGTTTAAGGATATAATATCTAACGAAGAAGCAAAGAATTTTTTAATTAATGAGCTAAGAAATAAAAAAGAAGAGGGAACTTATATTTTTTATGGTGAGGACAGAGAACTCCTTATGAAATTTGCTCTTGGATTTTCAAAGGCTTTGACCTGTAAAGAGTTAGAGTATGATTTTTGTGATAGATGTGAAAGTTGTCTAAGAATCAACAGTTTAACTCATGGAGATTTAGAAATATTTGAAGATGAAAATGGAGTAAAAATAGAAGATATCAGAGAGATTGGACGTATTGCCTCAAGTACTACCTATGAGGGAGGTAATAGAATTTTTATAATTAAAGATTCTGAAAAATTAAAAAAAGAATCTTCTAATGCTCTATTAAAAATAATTGAAGAACCAGAAAAAGGTAACTTTTTTATACTACTTTCAAAAAATTTAGATTTATTACCTACAATAAAATCGAGAGCTACTATTTTAAAAATAAAAAATAGAAATCCTGAGGAGTTAGGTGTAAATTTAGATGAATATAAATTTTTCTTAGGAAAAGGACAGGAGATTGAAAAATATCTTAAATATAATTTAGATATACAAAGTGGTTTTTCTTATGAAAAATTAGGAGAAAGTATTTCTAATTATTTGAAATTAAAAAAAGAATTTTCAGAAACTAAAAATTTTGAATTAGATAAAGAAGTTTTAGAGAATAAAATAAAAATTTATAAAGGTTTAATAAATCTCTATAAAAATATAGATTATATAGATGTAGCTGAAAGACTTAGTTTAGGTGAAGAAATAGCTATCTCATGTAATAATGATAGAAATATATCTATGGAGATTTGTGATTATATTTGTCATTTCATAAAAGATTTTGATAAACTAGAAAAGGTTATGGAAATAAAAAATAAAATCAAAGGAAATGTAAATCTAAAATTATTATTTAGAGTTCTTATGTTAGAATTATAA
- a CDS encoding ribonuclease III domain-containing protein, whose product MVSINLKETNGLVLAYLGDSVWETYVREYFVLKGFNLRNLNNNVVKHVNAKAQSEILKKILPEVDEKYLQIINKAKNGNIKSFPQTCTVMEYREATGFEAYIAALYIDGEIEKIKGIIKNNIG is encoded by the coding sequence ATGGTCTCTATAAATTTAAAGGAGACTAATGGTCTAGTATTAGCTTACTTAGGTGACTCTGTATGGGAAACCTATGTAAGAGAATACTTTGTATTAAAAGGTTTCAATCTTAGAAATCTAAATAATAATGTAGTAAAACATGTAAATGCTAAAGCTCAAAGTGAAATTTTAAAAAAAATTTTACCAGAGGTAGATGAAAAATATCTTCAAATTATAAATAAAGCAAAAAATGGAAATATAAAATCTTTTCCACAAACTTGTACTGTAATGGAGTATAGAGAGGCTACAGGTTTTGAAGCTTATATAGCAGCTTTATATATAGATGGAGAAATTGAAAAGATAAAAGGAATTATAAAAAATAATATAGGTTAG
- the cysS gene encoding cysteine--tRNA ligase → MIKIYNTMTRKVEEFIPVKENEVSMYVCGPTVYNYIHIGNARPAIVFDTVRRYFEYRGYKVKYVQNFTDVDDKIIKRANEEGVTSNEIARKYIEAYFEDTKKVNLKEEGMIRPKATEYIGEMQEIIKKLISEGYAYEAEGDVYFEVEKNKEGYGCLSHQDIGNLKAGARIEVNDIKKSPLDFALWKKAKEGEPSWDSPWGKGRPGWHIECSAMSSKLLGDVFDIHGGGQDLIFPHHENEIAQSRCSSHQEYARYWMHNGYINVNGEKMSKSLGNFFLLREVLEHFEGRVIRFFVLGAHYRKPIDFSNNELEQAKSGLERIDNAVERLREKIKSGATDGGDNLEGLKSFVEDTEKKFIEAMDDDFNTAQGIGAIFELVKEINKYVDIEKVSQIGIQNLELAEKYIEKIMEEVLGVTLKTQENIGNLTTDLVEFLLEIRRKARAEKNWALSDEIRDRLGEMGIKIKDGKDKTTWSL, encoded by the coding sequence ATGATAAAAATCTACAATACAATGACAAGAAAAGTCGAAGAATTTATACCAGTAAAAGAAAATGAAGTGTCTATGTATGTATGTGGACCTACAGTATATAATTATATCCATATAGGAAATGCTCGTCCAGCTATAGTATTTGATACAGTGAGAAGATATTTTGAATATAGAGGATATAAAGTAAAATATGTTCAAAACTTTACAGATGTAGATGATAAAATTATAAAAAGAGCTAATGAAGAGGGAGTAACTTCTAATGAAATAGCAAGAAAATATATAGAGGCATATTTTGAAGATACTAAAAAAGTAAATCTTAAAGAAGAAGGAATGATAAGACCTAAAGCTACTGAATATATTGGAGAAATGCAAGAAATTATTAAAAAACTTATCTCTGAAGGATATGCTTATGAAGCTGAAGGAGATGTATATTTTGAGGTAGAAAAAAATAAAGAGGGTTATGGATGCCTTTCTCATCAAGATATAGGAAACTTAAAAGCAGGAGCAAGAATAGAAGTTAATGATATTAAAAAATCTCCTCTTGATTTTGCTCTATGGAAAAAAGCAAAAGAGGGAGAACCAAGTTGGGATTCACCTTGGGGAAAAGGAAGACCTGGTTGGCATATAGAATGTTCAGCTATGTCTAGTAAACTTTTAGGAGATGTATTTGATATTCATGGTGGAGGACAAGATTTAATATTCCCACATCATGAAAATGAAATAGCTCAATCAAGATGTAGCTCTCACCAAGAATATGCTAGATATTGGATGCATAATGGATATATTAATGTTAATGGAGAGAAAATGTCAAAATCTTTAGGAAACTTTTTCTTATTAAGGGAAGTTTTAGAGCATTTTGAAGGAAGAGTTATAAGATTCTTTGTACTTGGAGCTCACTATAGAAAACCAATAGATTTTTCTAATAATGAGTTAGAACAAGCTAAATCAGGATTAGAAAGAATAGATAATGCTGTAGAAAGATTAAGAGAAAAAATTAAATCAGGAGCTACAGATGGTGGAGATAATTTAGAGGGATTAAAATCATTTGTAGAGGATACTGAAAAGAAATTTATAGAAGCTATGGATGATGATTTTAATACAGCTCAAGGAATAGGAGCTATATTTGAATTAGTAAAAGAGATAAATAAATATGTAGATATTGAAAAAGTATCTCAAATAGGAATTCAAAACTTAGAACTTGCTGAAAAATATATAGAAAAAATAATGGAAGAAGTTTTAGGAGTAACTTTAAAAACTCAAGAAAATATAGGAAACTTAACAACTGATTTAGTTGAGTTCTTATTAGAAATCAGAAGAAAAGCAAGAGCTGAAAAAAATTGGGCTCTATCAGATGAAATAAGAGATAGACTTGGAGAAATGGGAATAAAAATAAAAGATGGAAAGGATAAAACAACATGGTCTCTATAA
- the ispD gene encoding 2-C-methyl-D-erythritol 4-phosphate cytidylyltransferase — translation MYSSNIEIKCTLIVAAAGVGKRMGLDYPKQFLYHKGKPLFINILETAEKSNYIENIVVVTKKELISEVKNLCEKFKIKKVSDIVEGGKERQESIYNGLQVCKKENIIAVQDGVRPFFKEEYIEKSLKEFNENSEINGVVIGMPVKDTIKVVDENGFITSTPKRATLFLAQTPQVFRGKVLIEAYEKAKNENFIGTDDSSLVERYFGKVKLLEGDYENIKITTIDDIKFLEN, via the coding sequence TTGTACAGTAGTAACATTGAAATAAAATGTACTTTAATTGTTGCAGCTGCTGGTGTAGGAAAAAGAATGGGACTTGACTATCCAAAACAATTTTTATACCACAAAGGAAAACCACTTTTTATAAATATTTTAGAAACTGCTGAAAAATCTAATTATATAGAAAATATAGTTGTAGTAACTAAAAAAGAATTAATATCAGAAGTCAAAAATCTATGTGAAAAATTTAAAATAAAAAAAGTTTCTGATATTGTTGAGGGGGGAAAAGAAAGGCAAGAATCTATATATAATGGACTTCAAGTTTGTAAAAAAGAAAATATTATTGCAGTACAAGATGGAGTTAGACCTTTTTTCAAAGAGGAATATATAGAAAAATCCCTAAAGGAATTTAATGAAAATAGTGAAATAAATGGAGTAGTAATAGGAATGCCTGTAAAAGATACTATAAAAGTAGTAGATGAAAATGGTTTTATAACTTCTACTCCAAAAAGAGCCACTTTATTTTTAGCTCAAACTCCTCAAGTTTTTAGAGGAAAAGTTTTAATAGAGGCCTATGAAAAAGCAAAAAATGAAAATTTTATAGGTACAGATGACTCCTCTTTAGTAGAAAGATATTTTGGAAAAGTAAAGCTATTAGAGGGAGATTATGAAAATATAAAAATAACAACAATAGATGATATAAAATTTTTAGAAAATTAG
- a CDS encoding endonuclease MutS2, whose product MENHNYSVLEFDKLKNVLAQYMITKGNRTKVENFKIYSDINSLKKDFEILRDFIDFSKYDGGIEIFNLRDIIETLRKCELIGMFFEPEELYDINQNLRIFRLFKNKIDELEKYKNLKARFSQVPTLKFIEDIINKTIDNEKNIQDEASLELRDIRGQKKLLSANIKRKFDEMFSDETLSRAIQEKIVTNRDGRNVIPVKADFKGVIKGIEHDRSSSGQTVFIEPLGVVSLNNKMRELEAREREEIRKILLRITDQIRVNIDDVRKIAESVLEIDMLSGKTRFALDFKCNIPEINQREQLSIIEGRHPFIERDKVVPLTFEIGKKYNTLLITGPNTGGKTVALKVAGLLTLMALSGIPIPASETSSIGFFSGVYADIGDEQSIEQSLSSFSGHLKNVQSILTSVTKNSLVLLDELGSGTDPVEGSAFAMAVIDYLKDRKVKSMITTHYSEVKAYGYNEEEIETASMEFNSETLSPTYRLLIGIPGESNALTIAKRLGVSDEIIEKAKSYISDENKKVEKMITNIKEKSDELDLMKVQVEELKEKVKKDQVEYEEKLRKLEIEKNNILKEAYEKADQMMKDMQNKAAALVKKLQSEETKKDDAKSVQKSLNMLRSNLGKEKEENVEQKPKVARKIDFKEGEKVLVNSLKQYADILKINKTKETVLIQAGILKLEVSIDDIRKITEKKTKEYTQVTSSKSSRVGSKIDLRGKMVEEAIYELESYMDKAVLTGYKEIQVVTGNGTGALRKGIVEYLKNCRYVKDFRFGGQGEGGVGCTVVTLK is encoded by the coding sequence TTGGAAAATCATAATTATAGTGTACTAGAGTTTGATAAATTAAAAAATGTTTTAGCTCAGTATATGATTACAAAGGGAAATAGAACTAAAGTTGAAAATTTTAAAATTTATTCAGATATAAACTCTCTAAAAAAAGATTTTGAAATTTTAAGAGATTTTATAGATTTTTCCAAATATGATGGTGGAATAGAAATCTTTAATTTAAGAGATATAATAGAAACTTTAAGAAAATGTGAACTTATTGGGATGTTTTTTGAGCCAGAAGAGTTATATGATATCAATCAAAATTTAAGAATTTTTAGATTATTTAAAAATAAAATAGATGAACTTGAAAAATATAAAAATTTAAAAGCTAGATTTTCACAAGTTCCAACACTAAAATTTATTGAAGATATAATTAATAAAACAATAGATAATGAAAAAAATATCCAAGATGAAGCATCATTAGAGCTAAGAGATATTAGAGGACAAAAAAAATTATTATCAGCTAATATAAAAAGAAAGTTTGATGAGATGTTTTCTGACGAAACTTTATCTCGTGCTATTCAAGAAAAAATAGTTACTAACCGTGATGGAAGAAATGTTATTCCTGTTAAAGCTGACTTTAAAGGAGTTATAAAAGGGATAGAACATGACAGGTCTTCTAGTGGACAAACTGTTTTTATTGAACCTTTAGGAGTAGTATCTCTTAATAATAAAATGAGAGAATTAGAAGCTAGAGAAAGGGAAGAAATAAGAAAGATTCTTCTTAGAATTACAGACCAAATCAGAGTAAATATAGATGATGTAAGAAAAATAGCTGAATCAGTTTTAGAAATAGATATGTTAAGTGGAAAAACTAGATTTGCTTTAGATTTTAAGTGTAATATTCCAGAGATAAATCAAAGAGAACAATTAAGTATTATAGAAGGAAGACATCCATTTATTGAAAGAGATAAAGTAGTTCCATTAACTTTTGAAATTGGGAAAAAATATAATACTTTACTTATTACTGGACCAAATACAGGAGGAAAAACAGTTGCTCTAAAAGTAGCTGGACTTTTAACTCTTATGGCATTATCTGGAATTCCTATTCCAGCTAGTGAAACTTCAAGTATAGGATTCTTTTCAGGTGTTTACGCTGATATTGGAGATGAACAAAGTATAGAACAATCTTTATCATCTTTCTCTGGACATTTAAAAAATGTTCAAAGTATTCTTACTTCTGTAACTAAAAACTCTTTAGTTTTATTAGATGAGTTAGGTTCAGGTACAGACCCAGTAGAAGGTTCAGCCTTTGCTATGGCTGTTATAGATTATTTAAAAGATAGAAAAGTAAAATCAATGATAACAACCCACTATAGTGAAGTAAAAGCTTATGGATATAATGAAGAGGAAATAGAAACAGCTTCAATGGAATTTAATTCTGAAACTTTATCTCCAACTTATAGATTACTTATAGGAATTCCTGGAGAAAGTAATGCTTTAACTATAGCAAAAAGATTAGGGGTTTCTGATGAAATTATAGAAAAAGCAAAATCATATATTAGCGATGAAAATAAAAAAGTTGAAAAAATGATTACTAATATAAAAGAAAAATCTGATGAATTAGATTTAATGAAAGTACAGGTTGAAGAGTTAAAAGAAAAAGTTAAAAAAGACCAAGTAGAATATGAAGAAAAACTTAGAAAATTAGAAATAGAAAAAAATAATATCTTAAAAGAGGCCTATGAAAAAGCTGACCAAATGATGAAAGATATGCAAAATAAAGCAGCTGCCCTTGTAAAAAAACTTCAATCAGAAGAAACTAAAAAAGATGATGCTAAGAGTGTACAAAAAAGTCTTAATATGCTTAGAAGCAATTTAGGAAAAGAAAAAGAGGAAAATGTAGAACAAAAACCAAAAGTAGCTAGAAAAATAGATTTTAAAGAGGGAGAAAAAGTTTTAGTAAATAGTCTAAAACAATATGCTGATATTTTAAAAATCAATAAAACAAAGGAAACTGTATTAATTCAAGCAGGAATATTAAAACTAGAAGTATCTATTGATGATATTAGAAAAATAACTGAGAAGAAAACAAAAGAGTATACTCAAGTAACTTCTTCAAAAAGTAGCCGTGTAGGTTCTAAGATTGACTTAAGAGGAAAAATGGTAGAAGAAGCAATTTATGAATTAGAATCTTATATGGATAAGGCAGTTTTAACAGGATATAAAGAGATTCAAGTTGTAACAGGAAATGGTACAGGAGCTCTAAGAAAAGGAATTGTTGAATATCTAAAAAATTGTAGATATGTAAAAGATTTTAGATTTGGAGGACAAGGAGAAGGTGGTGTAGGTTGTACAGTAGTAACATTGAAATAA
- the rpmB gene encoding 50S ribosomal protein L28, whose protein sequence is MQRCEITGKGLTFGHQISHSHRLTNRVWKPNLQPVTIMINGKPLRVKVCTKVLKTLKSANEVEVMQILKANENTLSPRIVKALNK, encoded by the coding sequence ATGCAAAGATGTGAAATCACTGGTAAAGGTCTTACATTTGGACATCAAATTTCTCACTCTCACAGATTAACTAACAGAGTTTGGAAACCAAATCTTCAACCAGTAACTATAATGATTAATGGAAAACCTCTTAGAGTTAAAGTTTGTACTAAAGTTTTAAAAACTTTAAAATCTGCAAATGAAGTTGAAGTTATGCAAATATTAAAAGCTAACGAAAATACTCTAAGCCCAAGAATTGTTAAAGCATTAAACAAATAA
- the catA gene encoding type A chloramphenicol O-acetyltransferase — MIFHKINLETWNRKEIFKLYSNDVPCTFSLTTDIDISSLIPKLKEKNIKFFPVILYALSYIVNCQKEFKMNLDKDSNIGFYDVVNPSYTFFHKDNESFSNLWTEFSENFEEFYKNYQKDVEIYGKNKSFIGKPQIENNLFNVSSIPWTTFTGFNLNLKNGYNYYPPIFTFGKYFTENNKILLPLAIQVHHGVCDGYHVAKFINSLQDFINNFNF, encoded by the coding sequence ATGATTTTTCATAAAATTAATTTAGAAACTTGGAATAGAAAAGAGATATTTAAACTTTATTCAAATGATGTTCCTTGTACCTTTAGTTTAACTACTGATATAGATATTTCTAGTTTAATCCCTAAACTTAAAGAAAAAAATATAAAATTTTTTCCTGTAATTTTATATGCTCTGTCATATATAGTTAATTGTCAAAAAGAGTTTAAAATGAATTTAGATAAAGATAGTAATATAGGATTTTATGATGTTGTAAATCCAAGTTATACTTTTTTTCATAAAGATAATGAAAGCTTTTCTAATCTTTGGACTGAATTCTCAGAAAATTTTGAAGAATTTTATAAAAATTATCAAAAGGATGTTGAAATTTATGGAAAAAATAAAAGTTTTATAGGAAAACCTCAAATTGAAAATAATCTTTTTAATGTTTCAAGTATCCCTTGGACAACTTTTACAGGTTTTAATCTAAATTTAAAAAATGGATATAACTATTATCCACCTATATTTACTTTTGGAAAATATTTCACAGAAAATAATAAAATTCTTTTACCATTAGCTATTCAAGTTCATCATGGAGTTTGTGACGGATATCATGTGGCAAAGTTTATAAATAGTCTTCAAGACTTTATAAATAATTTTAATTTTTAA
- a CDS encoding efflux RND transporter permease subunit, whose translation MKSISEFSIKKPATAFMIIISMVVFGILGMRKMPVELQPNTEYPIIRVRINWDGATPSDVEKMITRKIEDILPNIDGVKSFSSTSEAEESSIEIEFEYGVDIDTKLTLVQNEINKIKNKLPEDMDEPFIRESSNQNAPIANLVMFGGDMMEMRTYSENILSPMLEKVEGVSEVVVRGGNEQQVLVEIDPEKLENYNLNISDVINKIKASNISVPSGKIREGYKEYIVKVQGEIETVEEVRNIILLNKDGHLLRLKEIADVRIEKKEKDSIYRKEGAEAIGIIVRKTDSGNTIDIVKGLKEVVEDVKTSLPLNSDIIFEYDSSITVVNSILNVKNTAILGLFLAAGILFIFLKNLSSTLIISTAIPVSIIFTFFLLNAQKLSLNMVSLMGLSLGIGMLVDNSVVVVDNIFRHMSELNEDRGIASQLGAEEVGMPILSSTLTTVSVFFPLVFQEGIAKQQFQDMSYAITYSLMASLVVALVFVPMVSSKIMSYKNTISTEGKIFKYVKEKYVDFLSISLKYKKRIIGITVLLFIGSMFVAKTIGGKFNPTTDIGRFAVVALLPNGSDVNMTDKIGKILEERTKGIKNLQTYTVSGDTESVAINMNMGLKTSREESMGEILRDLRKRFANIPDVKIAVVPKFVYGTRGIYDLEFELYSDNMAILEEVIKDLERKIKNINGIAEFKTSLDGGKPEARIVVDREKAAYYGVDIETIAKTIQYQILGGVPFEIYSDNAEIDVTVQLEKKYRESNKLLMDSRITLPSGKNIKISDIAKLEIIEGPAKIEKENKKMKVILYANLTDENKLMEVNNKIVSIFNEGNYPNNISFGFGGKTSSMQDMLSELSYVFAIGLFLIYFILVWEFESFILPFIILLSVPLSTTGAFYSLKLSGKTMDSMVAVGFVMLAGIVVNNAIVLIDFIKTERENGVELNEAVIKAGRTRLRPILMTTLTTILGMIPLALSNGESSELYDGMAFVVIFGLSSATLLTLIVIPIIYCLIEDIRKFLRKSTGRYGGSIVDWRNFKNKFSK comes from the coding sequence ATGAAATCTATTTCAGAATTTTCAATAAAGAAACCAGCTACAGCATTTATGATTATAATTTCAATGGTAGTATTTGGAATTTTAGGAATGAGAAAAATGCCTGTAGAATTACAACCAAATACAGAATATCCTATTATAAGAGTAAGAATAAATTGGGATGGAGCAACTCCCTCTGATGTGGAAAAGATGATAACTAGAAAAATAGAGGATATTTTACCTAATATAGATGGAGTTAAAAGTTTTAGTTCTACTTCTGAAGCTGAAGAGTCCTCAATAGAAATTGAATTTGAATATGGAGTAGATATAGATACTAAATTAACTTTAGTACAAAATGAAATAAATAAAATAAAAAATAAATTACCTGAAGATATGGATGAACCTTTTATAAGGGAAAGTTCAAACCAAAATGCTCCAATAGCCAATTTAGTTATGTTTGGTGGGGATATGATGGAAATGAGAACTTACTCTGAAAATATTTTAAGTCCAATGCTGGAAAAAGTAGAGGGAGTTTCAGAAGTAGTAGTTCGTGGAGGTAATGAACAACAAGTATTAGTAGAAATAGACCCAGAAAAATTAGAAAATTATAATTTAAATATTAGTGATGTTATTAATAAGATAAAAGCTTCTAATATTAGTGTTCCTAGTGGAAAAATTAGAGAAGGGTATAAAGAATATATTGTAAAAGTGCAAGGGGAAATTGAAACAGTAGAAGAAGTTAGAAATATAATTTTATTAAATAAAGATGGACATCTATTGAGATTAAAAGAGATTGCTGATGTAAGAATAGAAAAAAAAGAAAAAGATAGTATATATAGGAAAGAGGGAGCAGAAGCAATTGGAATTATTGTTAGAAAAACAGATTCAGGAAATACTATAGACATAGTAAAGGGATTAAAAGAGGTTGTAGAGGATGTAAAAACTTCTCTTCCATTAAATTCTGATATAATTTTTGAATATGATTCTTCAATTACAGTGGTGAACTCAATCTTAAATGTAAAAAATACAGCAATTTTAGGACTTTTTTTAGCTGCAGGAATATTATTTATATTCTTAAAAAATTTAAGTTCTACTCTTATTATATCAACAGCTATTCCTGTTTCAATCATATTTACTTTCTTCTTATTAAATGCTCAAAAATTAAGTTTAAATATGGTTTCATTAATGGGACTTTCTTTAGGAATTGGAATGTTAGTAGATAACTCTGTAGTTGTTGTAGATAATATTTTTAGACATATGAGTGAATTAAATGAGGATAGAGGAATTGCTTCCCAATTAGGAGCAGAAGAAGTAGGTATGCCAATTTTATCTTCTACTTTAACTACAGTATCTGTATTTTTTCCATTGGTATTTCAAGAGGGGATAGCAAAACAACAGTTTCAAGATATGAGTTATGCAATAACTTATTCTTTAATGGCTTCTTTAGTAGTAGCTTTAGTTTTTGTACCAATGGTATCTAGTAAAATAATGTCATATAAAAATACCATATCAACAGAAGGAAAAATTTTTAAATATGTAAAAGAAAAATATGTAGACTTTTTATCTATATCTTTAAAGTATAAAAAAAGAATTATAGGAATAACAGTATTATTATTTATTGGTTCTATGTTTGTAGCAAAAACTATAGGGGGAAAATTTAATCCCACTACAGATATAGGAAGATTTGCTGTAGTTGCTTTACTTCCAAATGGTTCTGATGTAAATATGACTGATAAAATAGGAAAAATTTTAGAAGAAAGAACTAAAGGAATAAAAAATCTTCAAACTTACACAGTTTCTGGAGATACAGAAAGTGTGGCAATTAATATGAATATGGGCTTAAAAACTTCAAGAGAAGAATCAATGGGAGAAATTTTACGAGATTTAAGAAAAAGATTTGCTAATATTCCTGATGTAAAAATAGCTGTTGTACCAAAATTTGTTTATGGAACTAGAGGTATCTATGATTTAGAATTTGAATTGTATTCAGATAATATGGCTATACTAGAAGAAGTAATAAAAGATTTAGAGAGAAAGATAAAAAATATAAATGGGATAGCAGAGTTTAAAACTTCTTTAGATGGAGGAAAACCAGAAGCTAGAATAGTTGTAGATAGAGAGAAAGCAGCCTATTATGGAGTAGATATAGAAACAATAGCAAAAACTATTCAATATCAAATTTTAGGTGGAGTTCCTTTTGAGATTTATAGTGATAATGCTGAGATAGATGTTACAGTCCAATTGGAGAAAAAATATAGAGAGTCTAATAAGTTATTGATGGATTCAAGAATAACTTTACCAAGTGGAAAAAATATAAAAATTTCTGATATAGCAAAATTGGAAATAATTGAAGGACCAGCAAAAATTGAAAAAGAAAATAAAAAAATGAAAGTAATACTTTATGCAAACTTAACTGATGAAAATAAATTAATGGAAGTTAATAATAAAATAGTAAGTATATTTAATGAGGGAAATTATCCTAACAATATAAGTTTTGGTTTTGGTGGAAAAACTTCAAGTATGCAAGATATGTTGTCGGAACTATCTTATGTATTTGCTATCGGATTATTTTTAATATATTTTATTTTGGTGTGGGAATTTGAATCTTTTATATTACCATTTATAATATTGTTGTCAGTACCATTATCTACAACAGGAGCTTTCTATAGTTTAAAACTTTCTGGAAAAACAATGGATTCAATGGTAGCTGTAGGTTTTGTAATGCTAGCTGGAATAGTTGTAAATAATGCTATAGTTTTGATAGATTTTATAAAAACTGAAAGAGAAAATGGTGTTGAATTAAATGAAGCAGTTATAAAGGCTGGAAGAACTAGACTTAGACCAATTTTGATGACTACTTTAACTACAATTTTAGGAATGATACCTCTTGCTTTAAGTAATGGAGAAAGTTCAGAACTGTATGATGGAATGGCTTTTGTAGTTATTTTTGGACTTAGTTCAGCTACTCTTTTAACCTTAATAGTTATTCCAATAATCTATTGTTTAATAGAAGATATAAGAAAATTTTTGAGGAAAAGTACTGGAAGATATGGTGGTTCAATAGTTGACTGGAGAAATTTTAAAAATAAATTTTCTAAATAA